The Chloroflexus aggregans DSM 9485 genome segment GTGAGGTTGCCAGTACATTGGCAGCCGAGACCATTCTGACCACGTTCCAGCCGAATGATGATCCGGCTGAAGGCCTCCGTCAAGCCTTCGTAATGGCCAACCGTCGCGTCTATGAAGAGGGCCGCGGCACAATGGGGACAACCGCCGTCGCTGCATTTTTCTGCCGCAATATGCTGTACGTTGCGAATGTCGGCGATAGTCGGGCCTATCTCGTGCGCGAAGGTCAGATCAGGCAATTGACTCTCGATCATTCCCTGATCGGCGATCAGGTGGCTGCCGGTTTACTTACCGCCGAACAGGCTCGTCAATCAACGATCCGGAACATCATCACCCGCGCTATCGGTCATCTTGCCCACGTTGAGGTTGATCTGTTCCGCGAGCCGCTCTTGCCCGGCGATACGATAGTGCTTTCAACCGATGGCATGCACGGGTTACTTTCCGACGATGAGATTGCAGCGATCGCCAGCATGCATCCGATAGAGGTAGCGGCACAGCGGTTGGTCGATGAGGCGAATGCGCGCGGTGGCCCCGATAACATTACCGTGGTAGTCGCCCACGTTGATGGTCTCGACCCGACGATAAGTAGTCAGACCACGACCGGTGAACCGGTGGTGAAACCGGCGACGAATACCCCGCCGTCTGTTAAACCGCTCTCGTGGGTTGGCATAACCATCGCGATCATCATGCTGATCGGTCTCGTTGGGTTGGGGATCACCGTTATTGTTACCGACCAACGTAACCCACCACCATTGCTCAGTTCACCGACCGCCGTGATCTCGCCCACGCCGCCTGTGACAATGACGGTGACGCCATCACCGGTGGTAACACCGTGATATACTGTTGTTGAACATTTGTTTGACAAACGTGGCCGATTGGGTGGAAGGCTATGCCGATCCGTCTGCTCGATGAAACGATTGCTGCCCAGATTGCTGCCGGCGAAGTGGTCGAACGTCCGGCTTCCGTTGCCAAGGAGCTGGTCGAGAATGCACTCGATGCCGGTGCGCGCCGGATTGTGGTCGAGGTGCGGGGTGGTGGGCTGCGTGAAATTCGTGTGCAAGATGATGGCTGTGGTATTTCTGCCGAGGAGGTTGAGTTGGCATTTGCTCGTCATGCGACGAGTAAGTTGCACTCTGCCGACGATTTGTGGGCCATTCGCACGCTTGGTTTTCGTGGTGAGGCGTTGCCGAGCATTGCGAGCGTTGCCCAGGTGATCTGTGTGACCCGCGTCGCCGATGCCGAGTTGGGGGTTGAACTGCGGATCGCCGGTGGTGAGGTGCAGTCACGTTTGCCGTGTGGTTGCCCTGCCGGCACGACGATTACGGTGCGCAATCTGTTCTACAATACGCCGGTGCGGCGCGAGTATCTCCGTTCGGAAGCTACCGAAACCGGTGCCATCAGTGCAATCGTTCAGCAGTACGCTCTTGCCTACCCAGAAGTGAGTTTTAGCCTCGTGATCGATGGGCGGTTGGCATTTCAAACGACCGGTGATGGCGATTTGCGCGCGGTGGTAGTTGAGCTGTACGGTCTTGCGGTCGGGCGAGCCTTGTTGCCGGTGCAGGCCGAAGTCGGTGATGGTGAATTGTGGGTGGCAGTGAACGGTCTGATCTCGCCGCCCGACCTGACCCGTAGTTCGCGAAGTTATCTCTCGTTCTTTGCTAATCGGCGCGCATTGCAACCGCGCGGGGCCTTGGCGGCTGTGGTAGAGAATGCGTACCATACGATGCTGATGAAGGGTCGTTTCCCCATCGCGATTATCGATCTGCGCGTGCATCCTGCTGCCATCGATGTGAATGTTCATCCAACCAAGAGCGAAGTCAAGTTTCGCTATCCGGCCCATGTCCATAGTGTGTTGGGGCAGGCAATTCGCGATGCGCTGATCAAGGGGAGCGATATTCCGGTGTGGGAAGCTCCCGATCCGGCGACAGCTCAGCGTCGATTTGAGCTGCGTCGTCTTGGTCAGGAACAGGCAAGCTCACCGGCAACCTGGGGAGTAGGTGCTCAAGCATGGGATCGGGAACGCGCGCACTGGGATGTCGGTACACCGGTTTCGCGATCTGAGCCGTCGTTGCTGGTGTCACCGGTTGCAGTACCCACGTCGAATACTGCTGTACCTACACCAGATGCTTCATTTGCAACCTCATCATCGGCCTTACCACCGTTGCGCGTGGTGGGGCAAGTTGGGTTGACGTATATCGTGGCGGAAGCACCAGAGGGGATGTATCTGATCGATCAGCACGCTGCCCACGAGCGAATTACCTATGAGAAGTTGATGAATCAGTACGCTCAACGTGCAGTTGAGTCGCAGCAGTTGCTGATTCCGCAAGCGGTTGAGTTAAGCCCGGAAGCGAGCACACTTTTGGTAGGTAATGCCGAGAAGTTGGCCGAATGGGGGTTTGCGCTGGAGCCTTGGGGAACCGGAGTGTTGGTGCGGGCGATACCGGCTACTCTGCCACCCGACGAGCTAACACAGGCGTTGCACGAGGTAGCCGAGCGGCTGGCCGGGCGCGGTGGGAGTAGTCCGCTCGAGTGGCGTGAAGCGATGTTGATTACGTTGGCCTGCCACACTTCGGTGCGCGCCGGCCAACCGCTCTCGCACGACGAGATGCGTCATCTGCTCCGCCAACTTGAACAGTGTGTAAGCCCGCGCACGTGTCCGCATGGTCGCCCGACTATGATCCTGATGACACCGGCTCAGCTCGAACGGCAGTTTGGTCGGCGCGTGTAAACGCGCTGACGCAAAGGACGGTAACGCAAAGACGCAAAGGACGGTAACGCACAGAACGCCACCCGTAGGGGCACGGCACGCCGTGCCCCCCCACGCCAAGACCGTAACGCAAAGGACGGTAACGCAAAGACGCAAAGGACGGTAACGCACAGAACGCCACCCGTAGGGGCACGGCGATGCCGTGCCCCCCCACGCCAAGACCGTAACGCAAAGACGTTAACGCAAAGGCGCAAAGGACGGTAACGCACAGAACGCCACCCGTAGGGGCACGGCGATGCCGTGCCCCCCCACGCCAAGACCGTAACGCAAAGGACGGTAACGCAAAGACGCAAAGGCGCAAAGGACGGTAACGCACAGAACGCCACCCGTAGGGGCACGGCGATGCCGTGCCCCCCCACGCCAAGACCGTAACGCAAAGGACGGTAACGCAAAGACGCAAAGGCGCAAAGGACGGTAACGCACAGAACGCCACCCGTAGGGGCACGGCACGCCGTGCCCCCCCACGCCAAGACCGTAACGCAAAGGACGGTAACGCAAAGGACGCAAAGGACGGTAACGCACAGAATGCCACCCGTAGGGGCACGGCGATGCCGTGCCCCCACGTAGGGCACAGGCCGCGAAGGCTACCACCTCCTCAATTTGCACGCCGGCCACGCTCCTCGTTATAATTGCACCGGCACAAACGTTGCTAAGCAAGGGACATTCGCCGCTACGTGCATGGTTGCCGCTTGAACATCGATGATCACGCCGCACACACTCTCGTTACGATCAACTGCGGCGATCCGCGGATCAGGGTGACGACAGATACAGCGTGGCGCACCTTCGTGATCACGCAAAATGTTCTGCAACACCACAAGATCGATCTGACCGGCGGCGACTTGCAGCAGATCCCACGCCCGACCGTACCGTTCCCGACTCGTTGAGGTGGGTTCCAACGCACATTCACCGGCAGCCGCGTTCGCGTCAAGGCAGTGGTTGGCGTGGGCTAGGAGACCTTCGCGGGCCGGTAACTCGGCGACTCCGCCGGGCGTAATTTCTAGCGCCAGCAATTCACCGGCGGCACCGGCCAGGGTAATGCACGACGAACCACCGGCCGGGAGGAGTTCGGCCAACCGACGAGCGGCAGCTACACTTGTACTCTGCAACATCAGCCGTAATAAGACATGGACCGGCATTCCTCGGTGTTGACCATCCGCTCGCGAGCGTAGTAAGTTTAAGCCGACTGCTACCCCGGACCCGTTTAGCCCGATTTTGGCGACCATCCCTGCCTCGGTCAGGGTCAAGATCGGTGGATGCCCGGGAGTCTCGATGCGGAGCAGGACACACGCCGCCCGTTGATCACCTTGCCAATCCCACGTCTGCGCCAGCCAAACTCTTCCGTTGGCCGTCGCCGGTGGAGCAGCCGCAGCAGTGGTGCATTCACCGTCTTCGCCCGCCATCCCATAATCGTTCAGTGGTAATTCAGCGTGGAAGGGGACGCCCGCTGCGCGGTTCCGGGCCAGTACAACGGCAGCTTCCGGATGATGCACGCCCACGCCTACACCGGCCAGCAACTCGGTACGGACATTGAGCGCAATAATTTCGGCGGGGGTGTAGCCGGCACCCTCAGCAATGCCGTACATCTCGTTCAGTAAGTCGGGAGCGATCTCGGCAAGGAGTGGCTCGTATGCAAGCGCCTCACGCTGTACCGCGGCCCAATCAAGACCGCGCCGATAGGCAAAGAGACGGGCATAACTGGCAATGCTGTGCCGCACCTGTCT includes the following:
- a CDS encoding PP2C family protein-serine/threonine phosphatase, with product MRVRYSARTDTGKRRTINQDAYGSAEVGQGTLLVVCDGMGGHLSGEVASTLAAETILTTFQPNDDPAEGLRQAFVMANRRVYEEGRGTMGTTAVAAFFCRNMLYVANVGDSRAYLVREGQIRQLTLDHSLIGDQVAAGLLTAEQARQSTIRNIITRAIGHLAHVEVDLFREPLLPGDTIVLSTDGMHGLLSDDEIAAIASMHPIEVAAQRLVDEANARGGPDNITVVVAHVDGLDPTISSQTTTGEPVVKPATNTPPSVKPLSWVGITIAIIMLIGLVGLGITVIVTDQRNPPPLLSSPTAVISPTPPVTMTVTPSPVVTP
- the mutL gene encoding DNA mismatch repair endonuclease MutL — protein: MPIRLLDETIAAQIAAGEVVERPASVAKELVENALDAGARRIVVEVRGGGLREIRVQDDGCGISAEEVELAFARHATSKLHSADDLWAIRTLGFRGEALPSIASVAQVICVTRVADAELGVELRIAGGEVQSRLPCGCPAGTTITVRNLFYNTPVRREYLRSEATETGAISAIVQQYALAYPEVSFSLVIDGRLAFQTTGDGDLRAVVVELYGLAVGRALLPVQAEVGDGELWVAVNGLISPPDLTRSSRSYLSFFANRRALQPRGALAAVVENAYHTMLMKGRFPIAIIDLRVHPAAIDVNVHPTKSEVKFRYPAHVHSVLGQAIRDALIKGSDIPVWEAPDPATAQRRFELRRLGQEQASSPATWGVGAQAWDRERAHWDVGTPVSRSEPSLLVSPVAVPTSNTAVPTPDASFATSSSALPPLRVVGQVGLTYIVAEAPEGMYLIDQHAAHERITYEKLMNQYAQRAVESQQLLIPQAVELSPEASTLLVGNAEKLAEWGFALEPWGTGVLVRAIPATLPPDELTQALHEVAERLAGRGGSSPLEWREAMLITLACHTSVRAGQPLSHDEMRHLLRQLEQCVSPRTCPHGRPTMILMTPAQLERQFGRRV
- a CDS encoding C45 family autoproteolytic acyltransferase/hydolase translates to MFPVITVAGEPFERGRQYGAATARQVRHSIASYARLFAYRRGLDWAAVQREALAYEPLLAEIAPDLLNEMYGIAEGAGYTPAEIIALNVRTELLAGVGVGVHHPEAAVVLARNRAAGVPFHAELPLNDYGMAGEDGECTTAAAAPPATANGRVWLAQTWDWQGDQRAACVLLRIETPGHPPILTLTEAGMVAKIGLNGSGVAVGLNLLRSRADGQHRGMPVHVLLRLMLQSTSVAAARRLAELLPAGGSSCITLAGAAGELLALEITPGGVAELPAREGLLAHANHCLDANAAAGECALEPTSTSRERYGRAWDLLQVAAGQIDLVVLQNILRDHEGAPRCICRHPDPRIAAVDRNESVCGVIIDVQAATMHVAANVPCLATFVPVQL